A single genomic interval of Tursiops truncatus isolate mTurTru1 chromosome 1, mTurTru1.mat.Y, whole genome shotgun sequence harbors:
- the PSRC1 gene encoding proline/serine-rich coiled-coil protein 1 isoform X6: protein MKPFLERLSTRPPPADFRPATLPPPRPTRAEDAGLHQSLSACGRSGWGLRDSKGAPPPRSGFPGQGCGRKTPSAGAPGSKLTFAPAGWNMEDLEEDVKFIADETLDFGGLSPSDSREEEDTAVSVTPEKPLRRGLSHRSDPNAVAPAPQSLRLSLGPLSPEKLEEILSEANRLAAHLEQCALQERENTGEGPGPRRVKPSPRRETFVLKDSPVRDLLPTVSSLSRSTPSPSSLTPRLRSSDRRVSVRALRATSGKRPSSMKRESPTCNLFPASKSPASSPLARSTPPVRGKAGPSGRATASEKTWAAKLWACQQDATHQPECTIQQRCPSSRFPASSERTSKTKCRRAQSSCFSATKSSHPWCRSQQSAAPQESCSPRTYQVKRSGQQARIQ, encoded by the exons ATGAAGCCTTTCTTGGAACGGCTTTCCACTCGGCCCCCACCTGCGGACTTCCGGCCGGCTACCCTTCCACCGCCCCGCCCCACAAGGGCGGAGGATGCTGGCCTTCACCAATCATTGAGCGCGTGTGGTAGgagtgggtggggcctgagagatTCGAAAGGAGCCCCGCCCCCTCGGAGCGGGTTCCCTGGACAAGGTTGTGGGAGGAAAACACCTTCCGCGGGAG CTCCGGGGTCTAAGCTGACTTTTGCTCCTGCTGGCTGGAACATGGAAGATTTAGAAGAAG ATGTAAAGTTTATAGCAGATGAGACCTTGGACTTTGGGGGGCTGTCACCATCTGACAG tcGAGAGGAAGAAGATACAGCAGTGTCGGTGACTCCGGAGAAACCCCTCCGACGAGGTCTCTCCCATCGAAGTGACCCAAATGCAGtggcccccgccccccagagTCTGAGGCTCAGTTTAGGCCCCCTCAGCCCAGAGAAGCTGGAAGAAATCCTCAGTGAAGCCAACCGGCTGGCAGCTCATCTGGAACAGTGTGCCCTGCAGGAGCGGGAGAACACCGGTGAGGGCCCGGGGCCTCGAAGGGTGAAGCCCAGCCCTCGGCGGGAGACCTTTGTGCTCAAGGACAGTCCTGTCCGAGACCTGCTGCCCACCGTGAGCTCTTTGTCTCGGAGCACTCCCTCCCCAAGCAGCCTGACACCCCGACTCCGGAGCAGCGATAGGAGGGTGTCAGTCAGGGCTCTTCGAGCAACATCTGGAAAGAGGCCCTCCAGCATGAAGAGG GAGTCGCCCACTTGCAATCTGTTCCCTGCATCCAAAAGCCCAGCATCTTCTCCTCTTGCCCGATCAACTCCTCCAGTCCGGGGGAAAGCCGGGCCCAGTGGGAGAGCAACAGCAAGTGAGAAGACCTGGGCAGCAAAGCTGTGG GCCTGCCAGCAGGATGCCACTCACCAGCCGGAGTGTACCATCCAGCAAAGGTGCCCTTCCTCCAGATTCCCTGCCAGCTCGGAAAGGACTTCCAAGACCAAGTGCCGCAGGGCACAGAG TTCCTGTTTCTCAGCGACCAAATCTTCCCATCCCTGGTGCCGGTCGCAGCAATCTGCAGCCCCCCAGGAAAGTTGCAGTCCCAGGACCTACCAG GTAAAGAGATCAGGACAGCAAGCAAGAATTCAGTAG
- the PSRC1 gene encoding proline/serine-rich coiled-coil protein 1 isoform X4, whose product MKPFLERLSTRPPPADFRPATLPPPRPTRAEDAGLHQSLSACGRSGWGLRDSKGAPPPRSGFPGQGCGRKTPSAGAPGSKLTFAPAGWNMEDLEEDVKFIADETLDFGGLSPSDSREEEDTAVSVTPEKPLRRGLSHRSDPNAVAPAPQSLRLSLGPLSPEKLEEILSEANRLAAHLEQCALQERENTGEGPGPRRVKPSPRRETFVLKDSPVRDLLPTVSSLSRSTPSPSSLTPRLRSSDRRVSVRALRATSGKRPSSMKRESPTCNLFPASKSPASSPLARSTPPVRGKAGPSGRATASPPTSVRPVLAPQPSTSNSQRLSRPQGAAAKPSSRLPVPSAIPRPASRMPLTSRSVPSSKGALPPDSLPARKGLPRPSAAGHRVPVSQRPNLPIPGAGRSNLQPPRKVAVPGPTR is encoded by the exons ATGAAGCCTTTCTTGGAACGGCTTTCCACTCGGCCCCCACCTGCGGACTTCCGGCCGGCTACCCTTCCACCGCCCCGCCCCACAAGGGCGGAGGATGCTGGCCTTCACCAATCATTGAGCGCGTGTGGTAGgagtgggtggggcctgagagatTCGAAAGGAGCCCCGCCCCCTCGGAGCGGGTTCCCTGGACAAGGTTGTGGGAGGAAAACACCTTCCGCGGGAG CTCCGGGGTCTAAGCTGACTTTTGCTCCTGCTGGCTGGAACATGGAAGATTTAGAAGAAG ATGTAAAGTTTATAGCAGATGAGACCTTGGACTTTGGGGGGCTGTCACCATCTGACAG tcGAGAGGAAGAAGATACAGCAGTGTCGGTGACTCCGGAGAAACCCCTCCGACGAGGTCTCTCCCATCGAAGTGACCCAAATGCAGtggcccccgccccccagagTCTGAGGCTCAGTTTAGGCCCCCTCAGCCCAGAGAAGCTGGAAGAAATCCTCAGTGAAGCCAACCGGCTGGCAGCTCATCTGGAACAGTGTGCCCTGCAGGAGCGGGAGAACACCGGTGAGGGCCCGGGGCCTCGAAGGGTGAAGCCCAGCCCTCGGCGGGAGACCTTTGTGCTCAAGGACAGTCCTGTCCGAGACCTGCTGCCCACCGTGAGCTCTTTGTCTCGGAGCACTCCCTCCCCAAGCAGCCTGACACCCCGACTCCGGAGCAGCGATAGGAGGGTGTCAGTCAGGGCTCTTCGAGCAACATCTGGAAAGAGGCCCTCCAGCATGAAGAGG GAGTCGCCCACTTGCAATCTGTTCCCTGCATCCAAAAGCCCAGCATCTTCTCCTCTTGCCCGATCAACTCCTCCAGTCCGGGGGAAAGCCGGGCCCAGTGGGAGAGCAACAGCAA GCCCACCTACCTCTGTCAGACCAGTCTTGGCTCCACAGCCTTCTACCAGCAACTCTCAGCGCCTGTCTCGGCCACAGGGAGCAGCTGCTAAACCTTCCAGTCGACTGCCTGTTCCGTCGGCCATTCCCAGGCCTGCCAGCAGGATGCCACTCACCAGCCGGAGTGTACCATCCAGCAAAGGTGCCCTTCCTCCAGATTCCCTGCCAGCTCGGAAAGGACTTCCAAGACCAAGTGCCGCAGGGCACAGAG TTCCTGTTTCTCAGCGACCAAATCTTCCCATCCCTGGTGCCGGTCGCAGCAATCTGCAGCCCCCCAGGAAAGTTGCAGTCCCAGGACCTACCAG GTAA
- the PSRC1 gene encoding proline/serine-rich coiled-coil protein 1 isoform X5: MKPFLERLSTRPPPADFRPATLPPPRPTRAEDAGLHQSLSACGRSGWGLRDSKGAPPPRSGFPGQGCGRKTPSAGAPGSKLTFAPAGWNMEDLEEDVKFIADETLDFGGLSPSDSREEEDTAVSVTPEKPLRRGLSHRSDPNAVAPAPQSLRLSLGPLSPEKLEEILSEANRLAAHLEQCALQERENTGEGPGPRRVKPSPRRETFVLKDSPVRDLLPTVSSLSRSTPSPSSLTPRLRSSDRRVSVRALRATSGKRPSSMKRESPTCNLFPASKSPASSPLARSTPPVRGKAGPSGRATASPPTSVRPVLAPQPSTSNSQRLSRPQGAAAKPSSRLPVPSAIPRPASRMPLTSRSVPSSKGALPPDSLPARKGLPRPSAAGHRVPVSQRPNLPIPGAGRSNLQPPRKVAVPGPTR, from the exons ATGAAGCCTTTCTTGGAACGGCTTTCCACTCGGCCCCCACCTGCGGACTTCCGGCCGGCTACCCTTCCACCGCCCCGCCCCACAAGGGCGGAGGATGCTGGCCTTCACCAATCATTGAGCGCGTGTGGTAGgagtgggtggggcctgagagatTCGAAAGGAGCCCCGCCCCCTCGGAGCGGGTTCCCTGGACAAGGTTGTGGGAGGAAAACACCTTCCGCGGGAG CTCCGGGGTCTAAGCTGACTTTTGCTCCTGCTGGCTGGAACATGGAAGATTTAGAAGAAG ATGTAAAGTTTATAGCAGATGAGACCTTGGACTTTGGGGGGCTGTCACCATCTGACAG tcGAGAGGAAGAAGATACAGCAGTGTCGGTGACTCCGGAGAAACCCCTCCGACGAGGTCTCTCCCATCGAAGTGACCCAAATGCAGtggcccccgccccccagagTCTGAGGCTCAGTTTAGGCCCCCTCAGCCCAGAGAAGCTGGAAGAAATCCTCAGTGAAGCCAACCGGCTGGCAGCTCATCTGGAACAGTGTGCCCTGCAGGAGCGGGAGAACACCGGTGAGGGCCCGGGGCCTCGAAGGGTGAAGCCCAGCCCTCGGCGGGAGACCTTTGTGCTCAAGGACAGTCCTGTCCGAGACCTGCTGCCCACCGTGAGCTCTTTGTCTCGGAGCACTCCCTCCCCAAGCAGCCTGACACCCCGACTCCGGAGCAGCGATAGGAGGGTGTCAGTCAGGGCTCTTCGAGCAACATCTGGAAAGAGGCCCTCCAGCATGAAGAGG GAGTCGCCCACTTGCAATCTGTTCCCTGCATCCAAAAGCCCAGCATCTTCTCCTCTTGCCCGATCAACTCCTCCAGTCCGGGGGAAAGCCGGGCCCAGTGGGAGAGCAACAGCAA GCCCACCTACCTCTGTCAGACCAGTCTTGGCTCCACAGCCTTCTACCAGCAACTCTCAGCGCCTGTCTCGGCCACAGGGAGCAGCTGCTAAACCTTCCAGTCGACTGCCTGTTCCGTCGGCCATTCCCAGGCCTGCCAGCAGGATGCCACTCACCAGCCGGAGTGTACCATCCAGCAAAGGTGCCCTTCCTCCAGATTCCCTGCCAGCTCGGAAAGGACTTCCAAGACCAAGTGCCGCAGGGCACAGAG TTCCTGTTTCTCAGCGACCAAATCTTCCCATCCCTGGTGCCGGTCGCAGCAATCTGCAGCCCCCCAGGAAAGTTGCAGTCCCAGGACCTACCAGGTAA
- the PSRC1 gene encoding proline/serine-rich coiled-coil protein 1 isoform X3, producing the protein MKPFLERLSTRPPPADFRPATLPPPRPTRAEDAGLHQSLSACGRSGWGLRDSKGAPPPRSGFPGQGCGRKTPSAGAPGSKLTFAPAGWNMEDLEEDVKFIADETLDFGGLSPSDSREEEDTAVSVTPEKPLRRGLSHRSDPNAVAPAPQSLRLSLGPLSPEKLEEILSEANRLAAHLEQCALQERENTGEGPGPRRVKPSPRRETFVLKDSPVRDLLPTVSSLSRSTPSPSSLTPRLRSSDRRVSVRALRATSGKRPSSMKRESPTCNLFPASKSPASSPLARSTPPVRGKAGPSGRATASPPTSVRPVLAPQPSTSNSQRLSRPQGAAAKPSSRLPVPSAIPRPASRMPLTSRSVPSSKGALPPDSLPARKGLPRPSAAGHRVPVSQRPNLPIPGAGRSNLQPPRKVAVPGPTSSTEFDFHPRLWFDGHLHVNGLCS; encoded by the exons ATGAAGCCTTTCTTGGAACGGCTTTCCACTCGGCCCCCACCTGCGGACTTCCGGCCGGCTACCCTTCCACCGCCCCGCCCCACAAGGGCGGAGGATGCTGGCCTTCACCAATCATTGAGCGCGTGTGGTAGgagtgggtggggcctgagagatTCGAAAGGAGCCCCGCCCCCTCGGAGCGGGTTCCCTGGACAAGGTTGTGGGAGGAAAACACCTTCCGCGGGAG CTCCGGGGTCTAAGCTGACTTTTGCTCCTGCTGGCTGGAACATGGAAGATTTAGAAGAAG ATGTAAAGTTTATAGCAGATGAGACCTTGGACTTTGGGGGGCTGTCACCATCTGACAG tcGAGAGGAAGAAGATACAGCAGTGTCGGTGACTCCGGAGAAACCCCTCCGACGAGGTCTCTCCCATCGAAGTGACCCAAATGCAGtggcccccgccccccagagTCTGAGGCTCAGTTTAGGCCCCCTCAGCCCAGAGAAGCTGGAAGAAATCCTCAGTGAAGCCAACCGGCTGGCAGCTCATCTGGAACAGTGTGCCCTGCAGGAGCGGGAGAACACCGGTGAGGGCCCGGGGCCTCGAAGGGTGAAGCCCAGCCCTCGGCGGGAGACCTTTGTGCTCAAGGACAGTCCTGTCCGAGACCTGCTGCCCACCGTGAGCTCTTTGTCTCGGAGCACTCCCTCCCCAAGCAGCCTGACACCCCGACTCCGGAGCAGCGATAGGAGGGTGTCAGTCAGGGCTCTTCGAGCAACATCTGGAAAGAGGCCCTCCAGCATGAAGAGG GAGTCGCCCACTTGCAATCTGTTCCCTGCATCCAAAAGCCCAGCATCTTCTCCTCTTGCCCGATCAACTCCTCCAGTCCGGGGGAAAGCCGGGCCCAGTGGGAGAGCAACAGCAA GCCCACCTACCTCTGTCAGACCAGTCTTGGCTCCACAGCCTTCTACCAGCAACTCTCAGCGCCTGTCTCGGCCACAGGGAGCAGCTGCTAAACCTTCCAGTCGACTGCCTGTTCCGTCGGCCATTCCCAGGCCTGCCAGCAGGATGCCACTCACCAGCCGGAGTGTACCATCCAGCAAAGGTGCCCTTCCTCCAGATTCCCTGCCAGCTCGGAAAGGACTTCCAAGACCAAGTGCCGCAGGGCACAGAG TTCCTGTTTCTCAGCGACCAAATCTTCCCATCCCTGGTGCCGGTCGCAGCAATCTGCAGCCCCCCAGGAAAGTTGCAGTCCCAGGACCTACCAG CTCCACAGAGTTTGATTTTCATCCCAGGCTTTGGTTCGATGGACATTTACATGTGAATGGCCTCTGTAGCTAA